A genomic stretch from Edaphobacter aggregans includes:
- a CDS encoding glycosyltransferase family 4 protein, which produces MQIVQAVFGVFHHFELARELERRGHLSTIYSTFPWLRVKREGLPREKVQTFPWLHVPEILLRQRGVRGEWMYDQLGYANALAFDEWTLRRIPECDAFIAISGAGLKTGIQVQRMGGRFICDRGSTHIRYRAELVEEEHLRWGVPEGSQNDPRDLAREEEIYERADALTVPSSYSARTYVERGMSAEKLHVLPYGVLLDRFRKVGDPPADRFEVLYVGRVSLPKGFPYLLEAFARLKVPNKHLTVIGAMQSEMKGVLAKLPTESVTFTGPIPQLELKDRMSRSHVMVMPSLDEGMALVQGQAMACGCPVIATTNTGAEDLFTDGVEGFIVPIRDPDALSDRMQQVADDNSLQQRMSEAALARVRGLGGWQQYGDAWEQLLREMTGRA; this is translated from the coding sequence ATGCAAATCGTACAAGCTGTCTTTGGCGTATTCCATCATTTTGAGCTTGCACGTGAATTGGAGCGGCGGGGTCACCTTTCGACAATCTACTCGACGTTTCCCTGGCTGCGGGTGAAACGTGAAGGGCTGCCGCGTGAGAAGGTACAGACCTTTCCGTGGCTGCATGTTCCGGAGATACTGCTCCGGCAGCGTGGGGTTCGGGGCGAGTGGATGTACGACCAGCTGGGCTACGCCAACGCGCTGGCCTTCGATGAGTGGACGTTGCGCCGGATTCCGGAGTGCGACGCGTTTATTGCCATCTCGGGAGCCGGATTGAAGACCGGGATTCAAGTGCAGCGGATGGGTGGGCGATTTATCTGCGATCGTGGCTCGACGCATATCCGGTACCGCGCGGAGCTGGTAGAGGAAGAACACCTGCGATGGGGGGTTCCGGAGGGTTCACAGAACGACCCGCGCGACCTGGCCCGCGAGGAGGAGATATACGAGAGGGCCGATGCGCTGACCGTGCCGTCGAGCTACTCGGCTCGGACGTATGTAGAGCGCGGAATGTCGGCGGAGAAGCTCCATGTGCTCCCCTATGGGGTGCTTCTGGATCGGTTCAGGAAGGTGGGGGATCCTCCTGCGGACCGGTTTGAGGTGCTGTATGTGGGGCGCGTGTCGCTGCCTAAGGGATTTCCCTATCTGCTGGAGGCATTTGCACGGCTGAAGGTGCCGAACAAGCACCTCACAGTGATTGGGGCGATGCAGTCGGAGATGAAGGGCGTTTTAGCAAAGCTGCCCACCGAGTCGGTGACGTTTACCGGACCAATTCCTCAGTTGGAGCTAAAGGATCGGATGAGCCGCAGCCACGTGATGGTAATGCCAAGTCTGGATGAAGGCATGGCTCTGGTCCAGGGGCAGGCGATGGCTTGCGGATGCCCGGTGATCGCCACCACGAACACAGGCGCGGAAGACTTGTTTACGGATGGGGTTGAGGGGTTCATTGTGCCGATTCGCGATCCGGACGCTCTGAGCGACCGGATGCAGCAGGTAGCCGACGACAATTCCCTGCAGCAGCGTATGAGCGAGGCTGCGTTGGCACGGGTCCGGGGTCTGGGTGGATGGCAGCAGTACGGAGATGCCTGGGAACAGCTGCTTCGAGAGATGACTGGACGAGCTTAG
- a CDS encoding carboxypeptidase-like regulatory domain-containing protein yields the protein MSPAGRYIFRCRVLLCFVCLIAENALSLPAQISGSTPPTAAASSSSTTPITVVGQVVNAITGEPIPRVLIRINDRAALTTHEGKFEFDQFTGTSSNLQVTKPGYYFSTDPSEPSALNLTADQLVDPIEIRLYPEALFTGTVTAPDGEPIPHLPVYARRSLFDGFSRRWIPSAQSQTDSHGNFRLPVSPGDYRLETRYTPRNGQSSEAILPISLPDNTSTNTSNIIHISSGEQQHFDLHPQTSRTYDIVTSIDGMPERAYPAIIARSSNGSTIPVALNHNAPSDEFRMQLPSGSYSITATVNGPDSSAFAQALVTVPDHDISGLILHLTPNPSIPVELQLDQSSSATTSTTSDNVTPPNLQQLSLALIGMESDPDRGNAIVGLTPTRNQTFNFVAFPGTYRLQARSRGQWYVKAANYGTSDLLQQDLVVGAGSSGTPIRITVSNETSALQGTLRLNGKPASCWLYLIPTSPSADPLIFLRSSASGSYNSVYLPPGGYQAVAFEHRYSADLRDPETLARFSTYVHSITANAGDKPTLDLDAVPAAEMLP from the coding sequence GTGTCACCAGCAGGCCGTTATATCTTCCGATGTCGTGTTCTCCTCTGCTTCGTCTGTCTGATAGCAGAAAACGCACTGTCGCTTCCGGCACAGATATCCGGCAGTACCCCTCCCACTGCAGCAGCCTCATCGAGCTCTACCACCCCTATTACCGTCGTCGGTCAGGTCGTCAACGCCATCACTGGTGAACCGATCCCGCGCGTTCTCATCCGCATCAACGATCGCGCCGCCCTCACCACGCACGAAGGCAAGTTTGAGTTCGACCAGTTCACCGGAACCAGCAGCAATCTTCAGGTCACAAAGCCTGGCTACTACTTCTCAACCGATCCTTCTGAACCGTCGGCTCTTAACCTAACGGCTGACCAACTCGTCGATCCCATCGAGATCCGCCTATACCCAGAAGCCTTATTCACAGGAACCGTCACTGCACCTGACGGTGAACCGATTCCCCATCTCCCCGTATATGCCCGCCGCAGCCTCTTCGATGGCTTCTCCCGCCGCTGGATTCCGAGCGCCCAGAGCCAGACCGACTCCCATGGCAACTTCCGTTTGCCCGTCTCCCCCGGCGATTACCGGCTCGAAACCAGGTACACTCCGCGCAACGGTCAATCGTCTGAAGCTATACTGCCTATATCGCTTCCGGATAATACTTCAACAAATACATCCAATATCATCCATATCTCTAGTGGCGAACAGCAACATTTTGATCTCCACCCGCAGACCAGCCGCACCTACGATATCGTCACCAGCATTGACGGGATGCCAGAACGTGCTTATCCCGCGATCATTGCGCGGTCCAGCAACGGCTCGACTATTCCTGTCGCACTCAACCATAATGCTCCATCCGATGAATTCCGAATGCAGCTCCCTTCGGGAAGCTATTCGATCACCGCGACAGTCAACGGTCCAGACTCCTCAGCCTTCGCCCAGGCTCTTGTTACTGTCCCCGATCACGACATCTCCGGTCTGATTCTGCACCTGACTCCCAACCCCAGTATTCCGGTTGAGCTTCAGCTCGATCAATCCTCATCCGCCACCACATCCACAACGTCTGATAACGTGACACCTCCTAATCTCCAACAGCTTAGCCTCGCTCTGATAGGTATGGAATCCGACCCCGACCGTGGCAACGCAATCGTCGGTCTTACCCCTACTCGCAACCAGACTTTCAACTTTGTCGCATTTCCCGGTACCTATCGCTTGCAAGCCCGCAGCCGAGGCCAGTGGTATGTCAAAGCGGCCAACTATGGGACCTCCGACCTCCTCCAGCAGGATCTTGTCGTTGGCGCCGGATCCAGCGGCACGCCTATCCGCATCACTGTCAGCAACGAGACATCTGCCCTGCAAGGCACCCTACGGCTCAACGGCAAGCCCGCCTCCTGCTGGCTCTACCTCATTCCCACAAGCCCTAGTGCTGATCCGCTCATCTTCCTTCGTAGCAGCGCCTCCGGCAGTTACAACTCCGTTTACCTGCCACCTGGCGGATATCAGGCCGTCGCCTTTGAACACCGCTACTCTGCCGATCTACGCGATCCCGAGACGCTGGCACGATTCTCCACCTACGTTCACTCCATCACGGCTAATGCCGGAGATAAGCCTACGCTCGACCTCGACGCCGTTCCTGCCGCGGAGATGCTTCCATGA